The following coding sequences are from one Aethina tumida isolate Nest 87 chromosome 2, icAetTumi1.1, whole genome shotgun sequence window:
- the LOC109597571 gene encoding uncharacterized protein LOC109597571 produces the protein MSVLDDRNAYLKSPYFTKSEYGDFTPFYITVTICTVIGLSIFILNIVFGCCSRYSGYWSDRYTGNRWIVSLWTTTPHLQPALDYTELQEITVPSQQTVYHSPSTAQPKLEYLELQKRESDI, from the exons ATGTCTGTTCTTGATGATAGAAATGCTTATCTGAAGAGTCCCTATTTTACTAAAAGTGAATACGGAGATTTTACCCCATTTTACATTACAGTTACTATCTGTACAGTCATTGGATTgtccatatttattttgaatatagttTTTGGTTGCTGCTCCAGATACTCTGGCTATTGGTCTGATCGCTACAcag GCAATCGTTGGATAGTTTCACTTTGGACCACAACACCACATTTACAACCGGCCTTAGATTACACCGAACTGCAAGAAATAACAGTGCCTTCCCAACAAACAGTATACCACTCACCAAGCACAGCACAACCAAAACTTGAGTATTTAGAATTACAGAAACGTGAAagtgacatttaa
- the LOC109597572 gene encoding uncharacterized protein LOC109597572, whose product MFAAFWPATACLTIFFIVGVIMIMLRYGPRICGLRHTAFTDDDDWEHKTYEQTVSYA is encoded by the coding sequence atgtttgctGCGTTCTGGCCTGCCACTGCATGCctcactatattttttattgtgggtGTTATTATGATAATGTTGCGATATGGGCCCCGCATATGCGGACTCCGTCACACTGCATTTACTGATGATGATGACTGGGAACATAAAACTTATGAACAAACTGTATCATATGCATAA